Proteins from one Planctomycetota bacterium genomic window:
- the mtnA gene encoding S-methyl-5-thioribose-1-phosphate isomerase — MKVKSLEWIKGENGYLKLLDQTLLPHKVRYIICKNTDIVYRAIQALAVRGAPAIGVAAGYGLYLGARCIKAKTPGEFLKRLEIIAQKLISARPTAVNLAWAVNRISSSVHKLNSSSVSEIKKQILLEAKAIHREDIVTCDKIGKSGSGLIRNGMGVLTYCNAGLLATAGSGTALAVFYQAKKEGRKFKVYVPETRPLLQGARLTAWELKQNKLDVILLCDNMIGKLMSERKIKLVVTGADRITANGDTANKIGTYQVALMAHHHRIPFYVAAPLSTFDFKLRTGKEIPIEFRPETEVTCIAGKPVAAKGVPAYNPAFDVTPSEFIKGFITEKGIITPSHLYKEIVHV; from the coding sequence ATGAAAGTTAAATCTCTGGAATGGATTAAAGGGGAAAACGGGTATTTAAAGTTGCTTGATCAGACCCTGCTTCCGCATAAAGTCAGGTATATAATCTGTAAAAATACGGATATAGTTTACCGGGCAATACAAGCTTTAGCGGTGCGCGGTGCGCCGGCCATCGGCGTAGCTGCCGGATACGGTTTGTATCTGGGTGCCCGGTGTATTAAGGCGAAAACACCGGGAGAATTTCTTAAAAGACTGGAAATAATAGCGCAAAAGCTCATCTCTGCCAGACCCACGGCGGTTAACCTGGCCTGGGCGGTCAATAGAATCAGTTCATCAGTCCATAAGCTGAATAGTTCATCAGTCAGCGAAATAAAGAAACAAATATTGCTGGAAGCCAAAGCCATACACCGTGAAGATATTGTTACCTGTGATAAAATAGGTAAAAGCGGTTCCGGATTAATCAGGAATGGAATGGGAGTCCTTACATATTGCAATGCCGGTTTGCTGGCAACCGCCGGAAGCGGTACGGCGCTGGCGGTGTTTTATCAGGCTAAGAAAGAAGGCAGGAAATTTAAGGTGTATGTACCGGAAACACGACCTCTTTTACAAGGCGCCCGGCTTACAGCCTGGGAATTGAAGCAGAATAAATTAGATGTGATTTTGTTATGCGATAATATGATAGGGAAATTGATGTCTGAAAGAAAGATAAAACTGGTTGTAACCGGCGCGGACCGCATAACCGCAAACGGTGATACCGCCAATAAAATAGGGACTTATCAGGTTGCGCTTATGGCTCATCATCATCGTATTCCTTTTTATGTTGCCGCGCCTTTATCCACCTTTGATTTCAAGCTGAGAACAGGCAAAGAAATACCCATAGAATTCCGCCCGGAAACGGAGGTCACTTGCATTGCCGGAAAACCCGTCGCCGCCAAAGGCGTGCCGGCTTACAACCCGGCGTTTGATGTTACTCCATCCGAATTTATTAAAGGCTTTATAACGGAAAAGGGCATAATCACCCCGTCCCATTTATATAAGGAGATAGTTCATGTATAA
- a CDS encoding leucine--tRNA ligase: METKDFNSIESKWQANWAKNGLFNTPASPKKKFYLLEMFAYPSGDIHIGHFRNYTIGDVFWRYLKMKGFDILHPFGWDAFGLPAEEAAIKRKLHPGDWTMNNIKTSRETLKQLAISYDWDREVITCTPEYYKWTQWVFLTLYKMGLAYRAGSSVNWCPSCKTVLANEQVEGGICWRCKSEVTKRKLEQWFFKITDYAERLLNDIDKLNGWPENIKIMQKNWIGKSEGTEIKFQIPNPKLQVSVFTTRPDTIYGVTFMVMAPEHPLVKELTTHEHKKEVEEYIRKAALKSEMDRTTTGEKDGVFTGSYAINPLSGEKVQLWVADYVLLHYGTGIVMGVPAHDQRDFLFAKKYNIPMKVVINPKDKSLSTETMTEAYNDPGTMVNSGPFNGINSVEGIKKITEYVKEKGLGKATTHYRLKDWLLSRQRYWGAPIPMIHCPKCGVVPVDEKDLPVLLPPDVKDFIPKGRSPLSDVPSFMNTTCPKCKGHAQRDPDTMDTFVCSSWYHLRYSDPKNSNAPFGKDKVKEWLPVDLYIGGAEHACGHLIYFRFITKVLHDAGWLTFDEPAKRLFNHGMVLDANGEVMSKSKGNVVSPRQLMEEWGIDVSRFAMLFFAPSDWEIKWHEKGLIGAKRFLVRVWNLINASIESRQDGTNSKEETANNNLIALKRKLHQTIKRVTEDIDPKLEFNTAISAIMELVNELYAQIPNPNSPIPNHGVIKEAIKTVVVLLAPFVPHLSEEMWQKLGEKNSIFTQPWPLYDADMLVAEKIELVIQVNGKVKSKIIVSTNAAEDEIKTKALEDDKIKELLDGKTPRKMIIVPKRLVNIVP, encoded by the coding sequence ATGGAAACAAAAGATTTTAATTCGATAGAATCCAAATGGCAGGCGAACTGGGCAAAGAACGGGCTTTTTAACACACCCGCTTCGCCTAAGAAAAAATTCTACTTACTTGAAATGTTCGCCTATCCATCCGGAGATATCCATATAGGACACTTCCGCAATTATACTATCGGGGATGTATTCTGGCGATATCTTAAAATGAAAGGTTTTGATATTCTCCATCCTTTCGGGTGGGATGCTTTCGGCCTGCCCGCGGAAGAAGCCGCTATCAAACGCAAGCTGCACCCGGGTGATTGGACCATGAACAACATCAAAACATCCCGCGAAACCTTAAAACAACTTGCCATAAGTTACGATTGGGACAGGGAAGTCATTACCTGCACCCCGGAATATTATAAATGGACACAATGGGTATTCCTTACCCTTTATAAAATGGGGCTGGCTTATCGCGCCGGTTCCTCGGTCAACTGGTGCCCTTCCTGTAAAACTGTGCTTGCCAATGAACAAGTAGAAGGCGGTATCTGCTGGCGTTGCAAAAGCGAAGTCACCAAACGCAAACTCGAACAATGGTTCTTTAAAATCACCGATTATGCCGAACGTTTGCTTAATGATATCGATAAACTCAATGGTTGGCCTGAGAACATTAAAATCATGCAGAAAAACTGGATCGGGAAAAGTGAAGGGACTGAGATTAAATTCCAAATTCCAAACCCCAAATTACAAGTTTCGGTTTTTACCACAAGACCTGATACTATTTACGGCGTGACTTTTATGGTCATGGCTCCGGAGCACCCGCTGGTTAAAGAACTTACCACCCACGAACATAAAAAGGAAGTTGAAGAATATATAAGAAAAGCCGCTCTTAAATCTGAAATGGACCGGACAACTACCGGTGAAAAAGACGGGGTCTTTACCGGAAGTTATGCGATTAATCCCCTGTCGGGTGAAAAAGTCCAGCTATGGGTGGCTGATTATGTCCTATTACATTACGGAACGGGAATAGTCATGGGCGTCCCTGCCCATGACCAACGCGATTTCCTTTTTGCTAAGAAATATAATATTCCAATGAAGGTTGTCATCAATCCAAAAGACAAATCTCTTTCCACGGAAACCATGACCGAAGCATATAACGATCCTGGAACTATGGTTAACAGCGGTCCTTTTAACGGAATCAATTCTGTAGAAGGCATCAAGAAAATAACGGAATACGTTAAAGAAAAAGGACTGGGAAAAGCCACTACCCACTACCGTCTGAAAGACTGGCTATTATCACGCCAACGTTACTGGGGTGCGCCGATCCCAATGATACATTGCCCAAAATGCGGCGTGGTGCCGGTGGATGAAAAAGATTTACCGGTTCTTTTACCGCCTGACGTAAAAGATTTCATACCGAAAGGGCGCTCCCCACTGTCAGATGTGCCTTCGTTTATGAATACAACCTGCCCGAAATGCAAGGGGCACGCCCAACGCGATCCGGATACCATGGATACCTTTGTCTGCTCCTCATGGTATCATCTGCGTTACAGCGACCCTAAAAACAGTAACGCCCCTTTCGGCAAGGATAAAGTGAAAGAATGGCTGCCGGTTGATTTGTATATCGGCGGCGCCGAACATGCCTGCGGGCATTTGATATATTTCAGGTTTATAACAAAGGTATTACACGATGCTGGCTGGCTGACATTCGACGAACCGGCAAAGAGATTATTTAACCATGGAATGGTATTGGATGCAAACGGCGAAGTAATGTCCAAGTCCAAAGGTAACGTGGTTTCTCCGCGCCAACTGATGGAAGAATGGGGAATAGACGTTTCACGGTTTGCCATGCTTTTCTTTGCTCCTTCGGATTGGGAAATCAAATGGCATGAAAAAGGTTTAATCGGAGCCAAACGATTCCTCGTAAGGGTATGGAATCTCATTAATGCCAGCATAGAATCCCGCCAAGACGGAACAAACAGCAAAGAGGAAACGGCAAATAACAACCTGATTGCGTTAAAGAGAAAACTCCATCAAACCATTAAACGTGTGACAGAAGATATTGATCCTAAATTAGAATTCAATACTGCAATAAGCGCGATAATGGAACTGGTGAATGAGCTTTATGCCCAAATCCCAAATCCTAATTCTCCAATTCCAAACCACGGCGTTATTAAAGAAGCCATTAAGACCGTGGTTGTTTTATTAGCTCCGTTTGTGCCGCATTTGTCAGAGGAAATGTGGCAAAAACTAGGAGAAAAAAACAGTATCTTTACACAGCCCTGGCCTTTGTATGACGCCGATATGCTGGTGGCGGAAAAAATCGAGCTGGTAATTCAGGTCAACGGCAAGGTAAAAAGCAAGATAATTGTTTCCACGAATGCTGCGGAAGACGAGATAAAAACCAAAGCTCTTGAAGACGATAAGATAAAAGAATTGCTGGACGGAAAAACCCCTCGCAAGATGATTATTGTCCCCAAACGATTGGTGAATATAGTTCCTTGA
- a CDS encoding VCBS repeat-containing protein: MYKIFLSLSIFIIAGCSYLEFAKEEVKNGDEMANLREHQRALMHYQSALESKPRDSEIKLKIAWLYRRIEKNEDAINWFNAIIAQHPDCYEAYYGLWNTMLAVAEDDASKENRKKQVKAKLESLLKTDSPGDKLYSMAFMVFMELEDYPKADEMKKLLISSYPKSKELDDVGQESFERILGVSPELSKRAPLCEIFVKEFPHHKMTGTAYRIALTYYWRDVKIKTKVESLCRQWIASCPQDPMAFYMSSRVHAEMDIDLPQAMEWAEECVRLIKNDKTPKPSWYDEWQYKDAVMLYQAYDALGWVYYKSGDYAKAEQVLKRGLESNDFNDVLWYHLGRVYQATGRLSDALNAMARSLMCRGDMPEVHEALKEILPKMMTQATELTGDELTGNFYQAFASGYDTAYFVDISEKSGLAKSGGRRVAWGDFDNDGFQDLLVDGGDLWRNKGDGTFEDVAAKAGINMACGGGAWADIDNDGWLDFFSSGWPDVAWKNNGDGTFKNITADLEIANDNALTEGAAWGDYNRDGFVDIYMANYEKPGKQLSMGTPDRLLENVRGKWFRDVTLDAGTVSLEPMCGRGVVWGDYNNDGFPDIFVANYRLDPDFLWKNNGNGTFTNVARETGAEGVAGKYGYFGHGIGADFGDFNNDGNLDLFVGNLAHPRYMEFSNMSYLLKNSGAPDYKFSDFRQPLGIRYEETHSNPAWCDYDNDGLLDLYITCVYEGLTSFLYKQGKNGRFIDATWITGTRLMDGWGCAWADFDNDGDMDLAVSGKEIVLDKEKDKKGYRIFLFRNETKQLLPERHWLEVKLVGKDCNRSAIGARVTISNGKAKYTREVQGGTGTTCQSSLVQHFGLGEGVDTVSVSVRWPCGKVEELTTAVDHIITVEEK; the protein is encoded by the coding sequence ATGTATAAAATATTTTTATCCTTAAGCATATTTATCATTGCCGGCTGCAGTTATCTGGAGTTCGCTAAAGAGGAGGTCAAAAACGGCGACGAGATGGCGAATCTCCGGGAGCATCAAAGGGCTTTGATGCATTATCAATCGGCCTTGGAATCAAAGCCGCGCGATTCGGAAATCAAGCTGAAAATCGCCTGGCTTTACCGCCGGATAGAGAAAAATGAGGATGCAATCAACTGGTTTAACGCAATCATTGCCCAGCACCCGGATTGCTACGAGGCGTATTACGGGCTCTGGAATACCATGCTGGCGGTTGCCGAAGATGATGCATCAAAAGAAAACCGCAAAAAACAGGTTAAAGCCAAGCTGGAATCGCTTCTCAAGACGGATTCGCCCGGCGATAAATTATACAGCATGGCTTTTATGGTTTTTATGGAGCTGGAGGATTACCCAAAAGCGGACGAGATGAAAAAGCTGCTTATTTCTTCCTACCCGAAAAGCAAGGAACTGGATGATGTCGGACAGGAAAGCTTTGAGCGGATTCTTGGAGTCAGCCCGGAGCTCTCAAAGCGGGCGCCGCTTTGCGAGATATTCGTCAAAGAGTTTCCCCATCACAAAATGACCGGCACCGCTTACCGCATCGCGCTTACTTATTATTGGAGAGACGTTAAGATTAAAACCAAGGTGGAATCGCTCTGCCGGCAATGGATTGCTTCATGCCCGCAAGACCCGATGGCTTTTTATATGTCAAGCCGTGTTCATGCGGAAATGGATATAGATTTGCCGCAGGCGATGGAATGGGCCGAGGAGTGCGTCCGGCTTATAAAAAACGATAAAACCCCCAAGCCTTCATGGTATGATGAATGGCAATACAAGGATGCCGTGATGTTGTACCAGGCTTACGACGCTTTGGGGTGGGTGTATTATAAGTCCGGTGATTACGCAAAGGCCGAGCAGGTCTTGAAACGCGGATTGGAATCAAACGATTTTAATGATGTCTTGTGGTACCACCTCGGCAGGGTTTACCAGGCGACCGGGCGTTTAAGCGACGCGCTTAACGCCATGGCGCGTTCTTTGATGTGCCGGGGCGATATGCCCGAAGTCCATGAGGCGTTAAAGGAAATACTTCCCAAGATGATGACGCAGGCAACCGAACTGACCGGTGATGAATTGACCGGGAATTTTTACCAGGCGTTCGCTTCCGGATACGATACGGCTTACTTTGTGGATATCAGCGAAAAATCCGGGCTGGCCAAATCCGGCGGACGGCGCGTTGCCTGGGGGGATTTCGATAACGATGGCTTCCAGGATTTGCTGGTCGACGGCGGCGATTTATGGCGCAATAAAGGCGACGGGACATTTGAGGATGTCGCCGCCAAAGCCGGAATCAATATGGCTTGCGGCGGCGGAGCTTGGGCGGATATCGATAATGACGGGTGGCTGGATTTCTTTTCCTCCGGCTGGCCCGATGTCGCCTGGAAAAATAACGGGGACGGGACTTTTAAGAATATCACGGCGGACCTCGAAATAGCCAACGATAATGCCTTGACCGAAGGCGCCGCCTGGGGCGATTATAACCGCGACGGCTTTGTTGATATTTATATGGCGAATTATGAAAAGCCCGGAAAACAGCTTTCTATGGGCACGCCCGATAGGCTTCTGGAAAACGTCCGGGGCAAATGGTTCAGGGATGTCACCCTGGATGCCGGAACTGTTTCGCTTGAGCCGATGTGCGGGCGCGGGGTGGTCTGGGGCGATTATAATAATGACGGCTTCCCGGATATCTTTGTCGCCAATTACCGGCTTGACCCGGATTTCTTATGGAAGAATAACGGCAACGGCACTTTCACCAATGTCGCCCGCGAAACCGGCGCGGAAGGCGTCGCCGGTAAATATGGTTATTTTGGGCACGGCATCGGTGCGGATTTCGGCGATTTCAATAACGACGGCAACCTCGACCTTTTTGTCGGGAACCTGGCGCATCCGAGATATATGGAGTTTTCCAATATGAGTTATCTTTTAAAGAACAGCGGGGCGCCCGATTATAAATTCAGCGATTTTAGGCAACCGCTCGGCATCCGTTACGAGGAAACCCATTCCAATCCCGCCTGGTGCGATTATGACAACGACGGTCTGCTTGACTTATATATTACGTGCGTTTATGAAGGGCTGACTTCTTTCCTTTATAAGCAGGGAAAGAACGGGCGCTTTATCGATGCCACTTGGATTACCGGCACCAGACTGATGGACGGCTGGGGCTGTGCCTGGGCGGATTTTGATAACGACGGCGATATGGATTTGGCGGTGTCAGGAAAGGAAATTGTCCTGGACAAGGAGAAAGATAAAAAGGGATATCGTATCTTCCTTTTCCGCAACGAGACCAAACAGCTTTTGCCCGAGCGGCATTGGCTGGAGGTGAAACTGGTCGGTAAAGACTGCAACCGGTCCGCCATCGGCGCGCGCGTGACTATAAGTAATGGCAAGGCGAAATACACCCGCGAAGTCCAGGGCGGCACGGGCACCACCTGCCAGAGTTCTCTGGTCCAGCACTTCGGGTTGGGCGAGGGTGTAGACACGGTCTCCGTTTCCGTCCGCTGGCCCTGCGGAAAGGTCGAGGAACTGACCACCGCAGTCGACCACATTATCACGGTTGAGGAGAAATAA
- a CDS encoding aspartate kinase, with translation MLIMKFGGRALATPERIRHIAGLIKQRLPQNPVVIISALAGVTDLLERFALQAVSSGKVNFIPVYHKHERMLKKLGLDPYFLDDLSRDLEMAGRGVSLLKELTPRTLDYIMSFGERMAARLFSRYLSEKADIPTFPLDAYDIGLKTDSNFGNARPLDSSARSIRKKLKWRLTVRPVPVITGFIGKDANGEITTLGRDGSDYTASFIGAALEAEEIQIWRDVPGVMTADPRLVKEASVVESISLNEASELVYYGTGVLHPYMLAPAVDKGIPVRILDIMHPKEPGTVISNRRHDKKIKTIAYKKNAVLVNVVSPEIFHHRRFVTKVFETLNLHGVFFHLLTSSEISVSFIAGSETPSLYKALKEIGVFARVDSMKNKAIICIIGEGIKNNQKAIGRIFTALPVLGVKPEMMSYNPLKTNMAFTVGNKDVAKTVRKIHNIIFN, from the coding sequence ATGCTGATAATGAAATTCGGTGGCAGAGCGCTTGCCACTCCTGAACGCATCAGGCATATCGCCGGGTTAATCAAACAAAGGCTCCCTCAAAATCCCGTGGTTATCATCTCCGCGCTGGCAGGGGTAACCGACCTCTTAGAACGCTTTGCATTGCAGGCTGTTTCCTCAGGCAAGGTGAATTTTATTCCCGTCTATCACAAGCATGAACGTATGCTTAAAAAACTCGGCCTTGACCCGTATTTTTTAGACGACCTTTCCCGTGATCTAGAAATGGCCGGTAGGGGCGTTTCCCTGTTGAAGGAGCTCACTCCCAGGACGCTTGATTATATCATGTCGTTCGGCGAGCGCATGGCGGCCCGGCTGTTTTCTCGTTATTTATCAGAGAAGGCGGATATCCCGACATTTCCTCTTGATGCTTACGATATCGGGTTAAAGACGGATTCCAATTTCGGTAACGCACGCCCTTTGGATTCATCCGCCCGGTCCATCCGCAAAAAGCTTAAATGGCGCCTGACTGTCCGGCCGGTTCCCGTCATCACCGGATTTATCGGCAAGGATGCAAACGGTGAAATTACCACACTTGGGCGTGACGGCAGCGATTACACCGCTTCGTTTATCGGGGCAGCGCTTGAAGCGGAAGAAATCCAGATATGGCGCGATGTGCCCGGCGTCATGACCGCCGATCCTCGCCTGGTAAAAGAAGCTTCGGTTGTGGAATCTATTTCCCTTAACGAAGCTAGTGAACTCGTTTATTACGGGACCGGTGTGCTTCATCCTTATATGCTTGCACCGGCCGTTGATAAAGGGATACCGGTGCGGATATTGGATATCATGCATCCTAAAGAGCCTGGGACGGTTATTTCCAACCGGAGGCACGATAAAAAGATAAAAACGATTGCTTATAAAAAGAATGCAGTGCTTGTTAATGTGGTTTCTCCGGAAATATTCCACCACCGGCGCTTCGTGACAAAAGTATTTGAAACACTCAACCTGCATGGCGTGTTTTTCCATCTTCTTACTTCATCTGAAATAAGCGTGTCGTTCATTGCGGGTTCGGAAACGCCATCCTTATACAAGGCATTGAAAGAAATTGGAGTATTTGCACGCGTGGATAGCATGAAAAATAAAGCCATTATCTGTATTATAGGCGAAGGGATAAAAAATAACCAGAAAGCAATCGGCCGGATATTCACCGCCCTACCCGTGCTCGGCGTAAAACCGGAAATGATGTCTTATAACCCCTTGAAAACCAATATGGCTTTTACGGTTGGGAATAAAGACGTTGCCAAAACCGTAAGGAAGATACATAATATTATATTTAATTAG
- the gspD gene encoding type II secretion system secretin GspD, translated as MSKLLCVGFLSLLLCPIMVIFTGAQEKQPPTSDEGVTMVVEGAKLSSLLEYIARRENKPLVYDDRFPKDLPINIISPKGVTIPPDRLPDVIESILRMKGFTLITTGPVIKVIPAAEAKEHPTVITSADDINKAEWADRIVTQIIPLKFAKAPTMVNLLVQLKSKEGNIIPDTDTNSLIITEYASNIRKLNTVIKQLDEEPAEYKSTTKQLKFASAATMRATLTEYLNIMQATRPQKNITRRPFIYADDRTNSIVIVAIEEDLKQLSGLIDTFDTETGKKETSVYTYKLSNINVEDAAKILESIFVKQITAMPASVKKPELSITTEKSTNALIINTAPLIYAEIEKLLKELDVKKIQVLIEAAIVELNMEKMVELGIELATATNPTDNGTGFGGTTFGMSTTTTDGKIPLQSDLGGLTLGIWKGSNGNIPFLLQAAQKDGGIDVKAAPRLLTNDNSAASINISDQIPYDQKTVGPDGTVTGITFGGYQTAGIELKITPHISEDNYLRLELEQKVGQFFDSAYSETRPSITDRTAKTTVTVPDRQTVVIGGLTRDNKIKTVSKIPLLGDIPLLGLLFRKTKDEVRKTNICIFISPKIMRQFSELVEETECQDKEIREQK; from the coding sequence ATGAGTAAATTGTTATGCGTGGGTTTTCTTTCATTGCTCTTATGCCCGATTATGGTTATTTTTACAGGCGCCCAGGAAAAGCAGCCGCCTACTTCGGATGAAGGGGTAACCATGGTAGTGGAAGGGGCAAAACTGAGCTCTTTGCTTGAATATATCGCCCGAAGAGAAAATAAACCGCTGGTCTATGATGACCGTTTCCCCAAGGATTTGCCTATCAACATTATATCGCCGAAAGGGGTAACCATTCCCCCTGACAGGCTACCGGACGTCATCGAATCCATTTTAAGAATGAAAGGATTCACTCTTATCACCACCGGGCCGGTTATCAAGGTGATCCCTGCCGCAGAAGCAAAAGAACACCCCACCGTAATCACTAGCGCGGATGACATAAACAAAGCCGAATGGGCAGATCGGATTGTCACCCAGATTATCCCGCTTAAATTCGCCAAAGCGCCTACGATGGTAAATCTATTGGTCCAACTAAAAAGTAAGGAAGGCAATATAATACCGGATACCGACACCAACTCTTTAATTATTACTGAATATGCTTCCAACATCAGGAAACTGAATACCGTTATCAAACAGCTTGATGAAGAACCGGCTGAATATAAAAGCACCACAAAACAACTGAAGTTCGCTTCCGCCGCAACAATGCGTGCTACCCTTACCGAATACCTTAATATAATGCAAGCAACCCGCCCGCAGAAGAATATAACAAGAAGGCCTTTTATCTATGCTGATGACAGAACTAATTCAATTGTCATTGTTGCTATAGAAGAAGACTTAAAACAACTAAGCGGTTTGATAGACACATTTGACACGGAAACGGGCAAAAAAGAAACAAGTGTTTACACTTACAAACTGTCAAATATCAATGTCGAAGATGCGGCAAAAATACTGGAATCTATTTTTGTAAAGCAAATAACGGCTATGCCCGCTTCTGTCAAAAAGCCTGAATTATCCATCACAACGGAAAAATCAACCAATGCACTCATTATCAACACCGCCCCTCTAATATATGCCGAAATAGAAAAACTCCTGAAAGAACTGGATGTCAAAAAGATACAGGTGTTAATAGAGGCGGCAATTGTAGAGCTTAACATGGAAAAAATGGTGGAACTCGGCATTGAATTAGCCACGGCGACAAACCCCACGGACAACGGAACCGGTTTCGGGGGGACGACTTTTGGGATGTCCACCACGACCACTGACGGGAAAATACCGCTTCAATCCGACCTCGGAGGCTTGACACTCGGCATCTGGAAAGGAAGCAACGGCAATATCCCATTCCTTTTACAAGCCGCCCAGAAAGACGGCGGGATAGATGTCAAAGCCGCTCCCAGATTGCTTACCAACGATAATTCCGCCGCTTCGATCAATATCTCCGACCAAATTCCCTATGACCAAAAAACAGTAGGACCGGACGGTACGGTAACAGGCATCACTTTCGGCGGATACCAGACAGCCGGCATTGAGTTAAAAATCACCCCTCATATAAGCGAGGATAATTATTTGCGCCTCGAGCTGGAACAGAAAGTTGGACAATTCTTTGACAGCGCCTATTCAGAAACCAGGCCATCTATAACAGACCGGACCGCCAAGACAACCGTAACCGTCCCAGACCGCCAAACTGTAGTAATCGGAGGGTTAACCAGGGATAATAAGATTAAAACAGTATCTAAAATCCCGCTATTAGGTGATATCCCTTTGCTCGGGTTATTATTTAGAAAGACCAAAGATGAGGTAAGAAAAACAAATATTTGTATCTTCATCAGCCCGAAAATCATGCGCCAGTTTTCCGAATTAGTGGAAGAAACTGAATGCCAGGATAAAGAAATAAGAGAACAAAAATAA
- a CDS encoding PilZ domain-containing protein, with amino-acid sequence MSGAYESERREFVRVKTEILVRYKFLCTYKEDKIFEEIHQGYTSNLSGGGILLKGPVPDFNWIPDLLMQKTVIGVNMMLPTEQEPLKALTRVAWIEAIDEKTHTCILGLKFKEITREDQDKIFKYIIRSQMPS; translated from the coding sequence ATGTCAGGTGCTTATGAAAGCGAACGCCGTGAATTTGTCCGGGTAAAAACAGAAATACTAGTCCGGTATAAATTTTTATGCACTTATAAGGAAGATAAAATCTTTGAAGAGATTCACCAAGGGTATACTTCCAATCTCAGCGGAGGAGGAATATTGCTTAAAGGCCCGGTGCCGGATTTCAACTGGATACCGGATTTGTTAATGCAGAAAACGGTTATCGGGGTTAATATGATGTTGCCGACCGAACAGGAACCGCTAAAGGCCCTCACCCGTGTTGCCTGGATAGAGGCGATTGACGAGAAAACACATACTTGTATACTGGGCTTGAAATTCAAGGAGATTACGCGCGAAGACCAGGATAAAATTTTCAAGTATATTATCCGTTCCCAAATGCCTTCTTGA